The Papio anubis isolate 15944 chromosome 2, Panubis1.0, whole genome shotgun sequence region TTTATTTCTTAAAGCTGGGGGTCTATAAGCTGTTGCAACTTTAGGTTCCTCACTGGGTACTTCACTTGGAACTGCTTGGTAAGTTATTGTTTTTGCTGGAAATACTCCATCCAAAAATGGCTGCCAAGAAACCTGCCATAATTCTGCATTTGATGGCACATCATACTTGTGCAAGATAGAGCCAGTATAATGCCAAATTTTGTATCCATTATTAACCCGTAACCTGGGAGCACATGTGGCTGTTAAAATATGCTCACCATCTGGGCACCAAGCAAAATATGTAGAATCAGAAGCCACTGGTTTAGAAATAAGTTTGTAGTTTTTCACATCCCACACTTCCATTTGTCCTCTCAGATTTCCAAATCCAGCTAATACTAATATATGTCCATGAGGGCTATAGTAGGCTGCATTACGAGGACCAGTTCCAAAGTCAAATACAGGATCACATCTCAAGTTGAAAATTGTCGCTTTGGCAGGCATAAAACCATATACAGCACAAAACTCAGTAGAACTAGAATTCCAAACTACATCATAAATGGGGCCATTTTTTgctagaaaaagaatataaagccCAAATTAGCAATAAAgaactatataaatatttgttagcaAAAGTTACCATCATATAGTACTCACGAACACATCAAACAGataaaaaaatttcaaggaaTGTTAACATTAAAATACTCTTATATTATATACTAGGGCGATTAATGTATaatcataaatttatatttaagaacCCCTACTGAATCTTAatgtcttttaaacattttggtaATATGGCCTTATAGTAATAGTTactattaataaacattttttttggaAAGGGTAATACGTGCAGACGGTAATCAAAAtacaaactattttatttatttatagaaatgggatcttactttgtggcccaggctggagtgcagtggcatgatcaaagctcactgctgcctcgacttcctgggctcaagggatcctcctgccttggcattccaaagtgctaggattataggcatgagccactgtgccctatattttttaaaaaggcacaaaaggccaggtgcagtggctcacgcctataatcccaggactttgggaggccgaggtgggcagattacctgaggtcaggagttggagaccagccttgccaacatggtgaaaccccatcattactaaaagtagaaaaattagtggggcatggtggcatgcacctgtaatcccagctactcgggaggctgaggcaggagaagcacttgaacctgggaggcagaggttgcagtgagccaagatcgcgcccctgcactccagcctcagcgacagagcgagactccatctcaaaaaaaaaaaaaaaaaaaaaaaagccacaaacacAGGTCACTTTACACAAAGGCAACCCTATGTTGTATTTCTTGGATatcctttcagaatttttttttgtttttgagatggagtttcactctcatcacccaggctggagtgcagtggcacggtctgggctcaacacaacctctgcctcccgggttcaaacgattctcctgcctcagcctcctgagtagctgggattatgggcatgagctaccacgcagggctaattttgtatttttagcagagatggggtttcaccatgttggtcaggctggttgtgaactcccgacttcaggtgatctacctgcctcagcctcccaaagtgctgggattataggcaagagccactgtgcctagcctctaTCAGCAGTTTTTGATGATGCAGGCTTCCCCCTCACTATACTTCAACCATACTGtgtagtttcatatttttatcttcatcAGCCTATTAAGTGAAAATATCtatcttgttttcatttctatttttttaattataagttaagcatcttttaatataagtaattttatttctttttctaagggctgattttttttcttttttttaaagagatggtctcattctgtcaccaaggctggagtacagatgTGGGATcttagctcgctgcagcctcaaatttctgggctcacacaatcctcccacctcaggctcctagATAgttgggattatatgcatgagccaccacactggctctGAGGACTAATTTTTACTATCCTacgcctattttatttttctccaattatTGGTCTTTTACTTGGCTTACTTGATATATTAAGAACATTTACCCTTTCTCATAACACATCActtgactatttaaaaaatatattttccccaaattcttgttcattttgtttaatttatggATGCTTTTCTTCTCTTACTGCAATAACCCATTATTCTTCTATGGTCAAATTCATCATTTTGCCCCTTAGTACTTCTGTCttgtttaaaaagtctttttctactctttaagattagaaaaaaaaattctcccataTATTCTTCTAGTTCCTCTGCAGTCTTATGTATAAGTTTTTGACCCAACCAGAATTTATTTTGGTGAAGAAGATAATAACCTTTTGTTTCAAATGACTAGCCAGTTGTCCCAAACGATATATTAAATGATCAATATTTTCCCCTCCATTGATTCATTGATTCAAATGCTGACTTTATCATATATTAATGTCTACAAAAgtatggatctatttctggactctgttctcTTCCACTGATTTATCAGTTTTACCAGTATATCCATATACCACAACCAAACTGTCTTAATTACAATtgccttacttttcttttttgtgatggagtctcgctttgtcaccaggctggagtgcagtggcgcaatcttggcacactgcaacttctgactcctggtttcagcaattctcatgcctcagcctcctgagtagctaggattacaggcacgtgccaccacacccaactaaattttgtctttttagtagaaacggggtttcaccatgttagccaggatggtcttgatctcctgacctcatgatccgcccacctcagcctcccaaagtgctgggtacaTTTTAATATCTGGTAGTGTCAGAACTCCAGATAACTTCCCCTGCCCTGCTCTTCTTTTACACAAGTTTCCAAAATACtcttgtgtgttcatttttcAACACCAACCTTAGAgccagtttatttaaaaaaaaaaaaaattagtcagcatTTAAATTCAGTTTTAGATTGATAGCAGAGAAATgacatctttataaaaataattcttcttaGTAAAGGCCATAGTTTGTCTCTCTGaagagttttaaagttttcttcccATTGGCCCTATAtatttgttcttattatttttttgctatatatggaatcttttatttttttaaagtagctgtTGGTTATAGTGTGACTTCAACTACATGAGCAgagatgattttgttttctttcaaaactgTATATATTCTACTTCTGCTGATTAGTTAGAGTGACTAGGTATTTCagaatgttattaaaataaagtgaaaagggGAGCcatccttgttttttctttgacttcaatggaaatatagttttttaaaaggtagattaCCCTACTTACATAAGTTCAATTCAAAACGAGAAAATTAGGAAGCtgtcagtattttaaaactattattttaaagttttagttcATTAAAACAACAGATGAAGTGGTAACATTCTtggatattattattttgagacgggctTTCACCCAGGCTtaagtacagtgacacgatcatagctcactgcagccttgaacttctgggctcaagtgatcctcctgcctcagtctcctgaggagctgggactacagccatatgccaccatgcctggctaagtttttctattttttgtagaggcggggtctcactatgttgatcaggctggtcttgaactcctgggctcaaatgatcttcccatctcagcctcccaaaatgtgttggaattataggcatgagccaccatgcctggcctcttggATATTACTAACAATTCTAAAGATAGTATTAAGCAATTTGCTGTCATAATTAGCTAAGTAAGCTCCAAAAGAGCTACTACAACGGAATTACCTCACTCAGGAAGTTTACTTCTAAAACGCTGGCATAACTCAAATAACTAATTGTATTCTGCCAAAATAAGGTATGTTTGAGgatgattttaagtttcttaattaAGAAGAATTTTATCTTAAAGGTTATTAAGGTACTTGAATTCTATCTTTTGATCAAGAATTTAGATTATATCATCTTTATGGCATAGTATTTTTTACTACCATTGTTTCTAATCAAAGGAAGACTGCTGGAATACTCACGTAATTGCACTACAGCACTTTCGCCATTTGTTGCAATATAGTGCAGAGTTTGCTCTCCATAGTAGGAAGCTCCTGTCTTGTCAACATCTGTGCTAGCTATTACCAACACAGCAGTAGCTATAACAGTAAAAACTTTAATtagatttaaaacacaaattacatGGGCATTGATTCTTCTGTTATATGCATAGGAATATAGCCTAAATTAACAACTGGTAAACAAGAGGGATAAAATATACTTAGCATACCTTTTTTATTCCACAGCATTGTAACTTTATCTGCCTTAAAGAAACTTTTATTAGCTAAAGCTGCATGAGGTCCAGCAAAGTTGGGGTACTGATATAATCTAACAAATGAAGGTGCACCTTTACTTCCTGGAACATAGACAGCCACCTAAGATACACACATAAATCATtacttaattttttgagaataaAAACTGAGATGGACATGTTTTTACAGTCACAAAAAACTAGGAAAAGGTTTAAACACATAATATTCCACTtaaacaaaaacagcaattaccTTGTATGGTTGGTGTCCAGGTGATAATacaaaatcattaattttttgcaaatgcaatttatttgcaattgtgtctaaaaaaaaaaataaattaaatcagatTGATGAGAGAGGCTAAAAGGAACATGTTAAACTCTGAATACATTATAAAGGATTACTATAACTACACACTAATAGTACTCACTGTAGTCTCCTGCTGGTGACACACAGTAACACAGTGGAAAAAGCATGGGGTAGGAGCAAGACAAATGTAGGCTTCAATTTCTACTCAGTCATTTACTTGCAGTGTGAGCTCAGGCAAGTAATGCGATTATACCACCCAACTCTCAGTAAGGTTTTAAGAGAACAGTACCAGGCACATGGTAGGTATTTGATAAATGTCAGTTATCCTCTCTTCAATCGCTGAAATAAAGTGGTCTTAGAGCCTATTAGAAGGAAAAGATCAACCTTGGCCTGCTACTGCAGAATGTGGATATGGAAATTCTATAACTTAATGTGATAAACAGATGCATGATAACGATGATCACAACCATAGTAACAATGGCTGATATTAAGAGCAGTCCAAACCATGCTGCTATTAATAAAGCTGCTACCCTAGTTAATTAGATCAAGAGCTACTATACTTTCTTTGTTTGATTTCAGAGATCAATGGCTTTTCAAACGCAGCGCACCAAACTGTCAAAGTGGTGATCCCTCTTCATTTGGCATGCTCACAAAGAGGCGAATCAGACAAGAAAGCAAGTTAACCCTGAAACAGTGAGGTGACAGTGCGCCTCAAACACAGGAAAATGAAAGGCATAATTATACTGATTGGATATTGCTCAAAATCAGCCTACATGCCATCTTTGGTATGTGTGAACAAAGTTACCAATTCCTATTCTAACTATGATACACTCAAAACTGTACAATCAGTAATGGGATGctctaaagacaaaaataactgcaaaccctttttaaaaaattattttcagcaatAGTGTCACTTTTTGGTATTAAGATTCTACGAATACCCTGTGGATAATGTGGAACAAACCAAATGAACGCTTATGTGAATGTGATATTCTCGAATTATCATCCCTGGTATTCCAGAGAAACAAGATTCTTGGTGGTAACAAAAGGCAATACAAATAAGATAGAAGAAGTTAAATAAAAACCTTGTAgtctttaatttaaataaaactataagcataaaactttaattttaaaaaaactatgattgttacattttttaaatagaaaaaaatgcctaGAAACAATGACCAATGCAACAGCTAATAAGAATCCCTAGAACctaaatacaacttttttttgcTAGACTCAGCCAATTTTTCAAGAAACCCCATTTCCTTTTAATGTTTCCTTTACTGAGATCAAGAGCTAATACTTTTATTTGTTCAATTTCAGAGATCAATAGCTATTCAAAAGTAGCACACCAAAAAGGAGATAGGGTTTcctgaaaaattagccagttctAGGTGTAATGGTTAGAAATGTACAAATTAATCCTAGAATGACTTTTCTTACCATATAGCAAAGAAGTCACTAAAGACTAATTGGTCAATGATGAGACAATTTGAGCATCCATAAGAAAAATAACTACAATGGACTGAAACACATGTATTTTCAATCCACATTAAGAATGGGActaaaaaggccaggcacggtggctcatgcatgtaatcccagtactttgggaggttcaggcaggtggatcacctgagatcgggagttcgagaccagtctgaccaacatggcgaaatcccatctctactaaaaatataaaattagctgggcgtggtggcacatgcctgtaatctcagctattcaggaggctgaggtaggagaatcgcttgaacctgggaggcagaggttgcagtgagccgagatcgcacctttgcactctagcctgggcaacaagagtgaaactccttctcaaacaaaacaaaacaaaacaaaacaaaaaaagaatggaactaaaaaacagcctgggcaacacagtgagatcctgtttctacaaataatcaaaaattagccgggcgtggtggtgcaagcctgtagtcccagctacttgggaggctgaggcaggagaattgcttgagcccaggaagtcgaggttgcagcaagccatgattgcactCAGCTTGGACAAAAGAATGAGGCCcactctcaaaaaacaagaatggGGAAAAAGCTAATTGGTTACAATGAAGGTTGCTAGAGATAGAATACATtatattaaaactgataaaagcAAGAATATTGATCCTGCCTTTTCTATATAAATGCAGCACTAGGTAACCAAATAGTGGAAggggaaatttttctttatagaggCAGTACAGCTGAAAAATAAGGGAGGGAGAAAACACCAGAATATCAACAATTTGCAACCACTGATGAAATAATGCATTTAGGCATGAAACATTGTCAGCTAACCCTACAAAATTAAAGACAACCAGACATTATGTGCTTCTTGATAAAAGAAGTGAACATCACCTTATAATGTAGTCTTACCcttactcatttaaaaaagaacCTGAAGCTGACCAACTCTAGAGTTAACTGGCAATTTATAGGGGACAGACGAACATGTTAAATTATACCATGggatacaaaagcaaaattcaaacTATGGGAAAATACGCAAGACAAATAACCTTGTTTCTTAAACAATAAAttatgaagaattaaaaaaaaaaaaaaaacagatggtgTGGGAACTTATAGGaccaaaagaaacataaaagatatATCAACCAACCACAATGTGCAGTACCTTATTTGGatcctgagttttaaaaaaattgtaacattTGCAAGTAGTAGAAATTTGaacacatatttaataatttgtgATAATGGTTTTGTggctaagtttaaaaaatgaaaggccCCAATCTTCAGAAATCTACcctgaaatatttacaattatatatttaacaagtatataaaattataccatgtctgggatttgctttcaCTTAGTAAGAGAGATGGTAGCTGGAGAGATGCATGGATAAGACTGGCCATAAGCTGATGTTAGGACTAGGTGTCTgaagttttatgtttaaaattctac contains the following coding sequences:
- the EIF2A gene encoding eukaryotic translation initiation factor 2A isoform X1 codes for the protein MAPSTPLLTVRGSEGLYMVNGPPHFTESTVFPRESGKNCKVYTFSKDGTLFAWGNGEKVNIISVTNKGLLHSFDLPKAVCLEFSPKNTVLATWQPYTTSKDGTAGIPNLQLYDVKTGTCLKSFIQKKTQNWCPSWSEDETLCARNVNNEVHFFENNNFNTIANKLHLQKINDFVLSPGHQPYKVAVYVPGSKGAPSFVRLYQYPNFAGPHAALANKSFFKADKVTMLWNKKATAVLVIASTDVDKTGASYYGEQTLHYIATNGESAVVQLPKNGPIYDVVWNSSSTEFCAVYGFMPAKATIFNLRCDPVFDFGTGPRNAAYYSPHGHILVLAGFGNLRGQMEVWDVKNYKLISKPVASDSTYFAWCPDGEHILTATCAPRLRVNNGYKIWHYTGSILHKYDVPSNAELWQVSWQPFLDGVFPAKTITYQAVPSEVPSEEPKVATAYRPPALRNKPITNSKLHEEEPPQNMKSQSGNDKPLSKTALKNQRKHEAKKAAKQEARSDKSPDLAPTPAPQSTPRNTISQSISGDPEIDKKIKNLKKKLKAIEQLKEQAATGKQLEKNQLEKIQKETALLQELEDLELGI
- the EIF2A gene encoding eukaryotic translation initiation factor 2A isoform X2; translation: MLWNKKATAVLVIASTDVDKTGASYYGEQTLHYIATNGESAVVQLPKNGPIYDVVWNSSSTEFCAVYGFMPAKATIFNLRCDPVFDFGTGPRNAAYYSPHGHILVLAGFGNLRGQMEVWDVKNYKLISKPVASDSTYFAWCPDGEHILTATCAPRLRVNNGYKIWHYTGSILHKYDVPSNAELWQVSWQPFLDGVFPAKTITYQAVPSEVPSEEPKVATAYRPPALRNKPITNSKLHEEEPPQNMKSQSGNDKPLSKTALKNQRKHEAKKAAKQEARSDKSPDLAPTPAPQSTPRNTISQSISGDPEIDKKIKNLKKKLKAIEQLKEQAATGKQLEKNQLEKIQKETALLQELEDLELGI